One Pangasianodon hypophthalmus isolate fPanHyp1 chromosome 7, fPanHyp1.pri, whole genome shotgun sequence genomic window, ACCGGTTTATCAGAACACCGGTTTATCAGAACACTGGTTTATCAGTACACTGGCTTATCAGTACACCGGTTTATCAGAACACCGGTTTATCAATAAACTGGTTTATCAGTACATCTACTGTGAACTTCATTtaagaaattcagaaatcatagcacaaatttttattttgtaacgTGTGAAGTTTGCGTCTTTAATTCTGCAGCTACGATGTTAATGCAGCTACGTAACGGAAGCTTATAGCCTCCACTTTAGCTCTGATTAAATCTGTACAAATCTGTGAGTTAAGAGTTTGATGGACACCATatttgcagaaataaaataagtcaatattttaaacaaattatacaaatCACATCACTATCATCTGAATAACTTTACAGTCTTCAATGGTTCCTGAAAGGGTTCCAGTTATAGTCTAGTTTTGTCATAGTGGAACCTTGTGTTTGTAAAACTGAAGAATGCTTCAGACttcaggccacgccccctacccGAGTCTGAAACCCTGCATGCTCATGTGGCTTCGTGCTGCAGCAGTTAATGAGTCAGAGACGTTACTGTGGTCAGAGGAGTGAAAATTCACGCGTCTGGCCGTGAGTCTCGGCGTGTTTTTGTTTCCCAGatcaggatttttttcccctccgaGTAGACGTGTAgcagatttgaaatgaagtttgaggaaacaagtggTCAAAAGAAACTTGGATGTTTTTGTGAAGTATTTTGGAGAGATGCAAcaagatgacatcatcaaaaagCGTCAAGCCAAAAAAAGTCacattcattatattattatttccttcAAATAATCTACGTCCATCATCTTTATTGCATCTTCTCTTTTTATCCACAACATGACATTTAGCTCAGACAGGCACATGTCTGGGGTTTCATTTCTAATTTCCTCAAATCCAATGTCCACACAGAACAGGTGGACgttatctctctccctctctctctctctctctctctctctcacttgtttTCTTTCCCAGCATCCtcagcagacagacagcagtggGCTGTAGACGCCTGTGGAGGTGTCACTTCACACCTCCTGGTGTATAAAATCCTCCTCCGACTCAGACTCTCCAGCCTACACTCGTCCCTCTGAAAGCAAGAAGGATGGAtgtttcctctcctctcttcagcTACAGCTCTCTCAGCTCTGATTCAGAGATCTACAATGTCTCATCTCCCGAATCATCTAGCGAAGGAAGGCCAAAGCCGAGGAGGACGCGCTGCAAGAACCCGAGCAAGCAGAGGAGGAACGCCAGCGAGAAAGAAAAGCTGCGAATGAGGGATCTGACCAAAGCGCTCCACTATTTAAGGACATTTCTTCCACCTTTCGTGGCTCCAGCCGGACAAACGCTCACCAAAATCGAGACGCTGAGACTCGCCATACGCTACATCTCCTACCTGTCCTCTCAGCTCGACCTCGAGATGTCCTACTGCCAGAACAAAGAGCTCAGATCTCCTCAACACAGCTCGACTTCCCATTCCTGGGAAGCAGGAAACcttggaaatgaaatggaagCCTTCCATTTCCAGAAGAATAAACATCCTCGCAGTGATTTTTACGAATCCTGGACTGCAAGAAATGGAAATACGTTCCAGGATGAACAAGAACACATCACTCCTCCTCACAGTGACCTCATCTGTGATCACGGACTCCTCGAACAGCGTCACGTTGCACCCCAATCAGAAAGCGGATTTATCCGAGTGGAAACAGAGCAAAGAGACGGGACTGAAATGGAAATTCCCAACTGCGATGAGCTCTTCAGCTCCAGCTTCGACTCTCTGATGAATCCGCAAACATCCCTGTCACATCAGGTAAGAATAGTTAACACAAATAATATTCTCCAGCATAAAGACGCCAGCTTTATTTAGTGAAATGAGTCTAAAaaggtgtgttctgattggctgagacgAGTGTACATGATACACTGTCACATTTGAATCCAATTCAATTTGATTGGGATCATTTTCCATTTAATGTGAGAATTTCCTCTGTTAAACAGTGGATTATttgatgtatatatttatgatcTATTTGCTAATAAATGAGTGCTATCTGAAATTAAGTGAAGtattttttgtgcttttagGACTACAGTAAAGCTGTGCAGTGTGAGAGTACAGGACGTGACTTCTGGATCTGAATCTCCTCATCATCTTTACTATAAATTACTTTTCCATGtacaataattaatttattctaaATTATCACTTTTGTCTTATTGtaacatttctattttaataatcttttttgtacaaaaattaattcataatatttatttattctaacatttttaaatacctgtttacattgttgtttatggaaaatatataaatataaacgcATATAGtctgtttaatctgtttgtcttttgtcttgacttgttcatataaatatatttggatatatttaatttatatttaatctgaatttcTATCTGTATACATAATAttggtgacaaaaaaaaaactaaaatattgaatattaaaaaatagccaaaaaaagtgtaaaaaaaattagattaaaaGTACAGTAATTAAACaagacataaaaatatatgagaTTAAACTTCCTCTCATCCTAATCaacattttacagattaaacCACAAATATGTCACTTCTtcagcacccacaattccttgcggactgagcacGCGCAcgtatatctcctttcagtggactTTCTGAATAAAGACAGATTTGTttcatgcaacaaatttccaattaaGGTAATTTGGgaaatcagaatattgtcttaatctgaaggGGGCAATCAGATTGTGGCGTTTACATGCATGACTcagtactaattagaatattgccaatttctgattaatatcggaataatGACGTGCATGTAAACATAACCAATGAGACAAACACAAtccagaacttaaatagtgaTGCTAATTAGGTGGAAAACAGGTGTGAGTGATTAGTGAGgcatgtgatgtgctggggctgTTTTGATGgatttaaacaaatgaatggtTGTTTATCTGCAATGGTTTAATGAGTAATACAACTGGTTGTTTAGGTAATCTGTTTGTTAGTACCCCTAAATCGgaagtaatgaaataaaatcctaAAATCCTTTTCCTTAAAGTATTCCTTagaatgttcattaaaatgtgaTAAACAACTTCTTAACAactcacaaaacaaaacacttcccTCAGAAAGGAGTAATGCACGCGCCAAACAGCGCCATCTTGTGAAACTATCCGCCATTTTGTGTAACTAGCCTATTTGAGCTTCAGCTATTAGCAAGCTAGTGCTAATGTAGTGCTAATATTTACTGAGAAATTGcccaaaaatacaaaagaaagtTCAGCTGTTTGCAAGTTTTGACCAGATATTATGATTTAAAACCAACAAACTGTCATGAAAACTGTCATTTACTCTAAAATAGAgtaattgttataattataattactcTAAAATAGAGTAAATGTCCATTTTAAGCTTAAATTTAAGCTGTAAAATGCGTTAGCTGACATTTGGACTGTGCTAAGCTAATTTGTTCGGTAGCATGTTAGCTTGAAAGCTAATGCATTTTAGCGGGAAAcgggtgtaaaaaaaattttttaatgacAGAAGGTCAGCATAAACCTTGAGCTGCGGCTGCATAACAATATGTTAAATTTTACTCAGAGATGTGTATCTTTTATAGACATAATGGCTTAATCCATATTGGTAGATTTAATCTTAAGGCTAACCGCTAGTTAGCCGCTAGCGAGCTAGCTGTCTTCCCTTAAACATTACTTAGCTTATTAATACAAAGTTAAGTGTTTCACTAGTGTTTAAACATGACAATGCAATGATTTGCAaatccaaaatatttcattatttatgattAATTGACTGTTGCTGTTGTactaattatataataataataataataataataacaaatattatgaataaaattatataaatctaaaatataaatctaattaCAATATGAATATTagtcatattaataataagtaataattatGGTTTTAATAATTATAGTAAGTATAGTTATATGTTCTTGTGGTTACTGTAACTACTATCACCTCTTGCATGTGGcttatttaatgtattaatgtattaaataataaaaacatctcCATGATGTTTATAGGCATTGATGTTTAAATGTTCAGAGGAGGAAACCGAACCAGCACGACTCAGGACTTCAGCGCTTCCATTCTTCTGACTACGGCACCTGTGACCCATGACACAGCGACCCGACTCAGGCTGCTCTCACAAAACTGACTGCAACTTTTGTGCATttgatagaaaaaaagaaagaagaaataacagaaaaattaTGACATGCTGTTACTGACAGTATTGTCTGagatactgaaataaataatgattaaaaagcatGTTGTGGACGTTGTAGAGTAAACTATAAAGTCTACAACAcactaaaataatcataatgtctaatcatttctatttctgttgCTGGCACATTTGCCTGACATCCACACTGTGATAGGAGAGAAAGTTATCATGTTAAtgcttttttacattaaagttcATTAAGTTGTGCATTAATACATcatcagtaacattaacacagtaacactcttaataaaaaaaactaaacaagtTGAATAATCAAAATcaacctcacacacaacaccttaACAATATCACGCCTCTGttcaattctcaattctgattggtcaggaggtgttgattcatttgctataacagcagctctgagaggaGTGAAGGCTGTATTATCGTATAGTATAGCTTAAAGTAAGCACACATGCATTTaagaaaggagtctccagtgtcagcgctttgtaactggcagaggtaaagctgtatgtTTGCCAACATCTTCGggaaagaggagtttacgcttctttgcggtttcttggtaacatgacaagctgtcaGGAAGCTGTTCAGGAAGTTAGCAACATTTAGTCACATGCTGTAGTTTAATCTGCTCAGATTCCCAAAACTCCAATCAGCACGCAGCGTCAGCTCCCGACCACCACTCATCCCGAGTGACTCTGCACCTATGGAAATTGCTCAGGTCAGTCTATCTTCAGGTGAAAAGGAACGTCAAAGACGATTTGGTTTGTGGAAATATGGTGTATCTCCAAGCAACATGCACACTGAGACCTGAAAACCTGAAAACAAGCGACAAATACAGGTGAGTCAAGCCATTACACTACCCCCGAAAAAGTGTTCGGAACCTCAGCATTTTCCACCACACTCTGACTCCAGTGCAGCTGGAAGTTTTATGGATAAAACCACGGCTCAGTTACTGAAtatccctcttataccactCACAGGCACTTTGACCATCAAAGCTCTTGATTCCACTCCCTTAGGAGGGGGAACATTTTCAAACCCAGCATCGCTCTTCAAATGCTGAAACTCTCTCTTTCATGATAACCATTGTAGGTTCCCCATGGCTGTCTAAACATGACCCTCAGATATCAAGGTGAGCTCACATCTTGGAGCAAAGCATGCTTTAACACCTGTCTGTCCTTCCTGATTCTTTTCTCACCCTGTCACGGTGAACAGCATTATGGGAATCAAAAAACTCTTCACTGATGAATCCATGATTCCTCAATCCTCCCTTCTTCAGCCTGCTTTCCAGAAAGAGTCGAGAGGAAGCTTCTAGATTTCTAGACACACCTGTGGTAGAaatcttaattaaataaataatggcttaaataaaaaaaaaatatatccttGGATGAACGTTGATTAAAACCTGTCTGGCTTTAATAAATGGCTATATGAGAAGACAGGTGATGAGTAGAATTTTGTTTAGGCTAGAATTTTTAAAGTGCATGGCATGACAtatcaccattaacattattttaaaggttTAGATTTGAGACTTCCTTGTAGACCTTTTTAGGTCAAAATATTTGTCCTTTTTCATCTTtcggataatttttttttcagtgcatccctaataaatcTACGTAACTGATGGTAGCTATATCCGTGTCTAATGTTAGTTAAGTGGAACACAGACTGATAGATTTTAAtccacattaatgaactcaaaatattctccatttaccgCAACAGAAAGCGAGGATGCCTttctaaataaatctaatgGCTCTGCCCCTTTGGCTATGCTGATCATCAGTGTATTATAACCGCACCCTACATCTCATCAGGGCCTGTGTTTAAACACACCCCTGGGGACGTTCCCTCGTCGTGTTTCCTACGTGACGCCATCTTAAAGCCTGCATCATTACTTCATCAGAGCAACTGAAGTGTTAGATCAAGTCGACATGAATGTAGAAATCAGTCGCAATTTTCTTTTCAGATcaataaactaaaaaacaacaaaatacattaaaaaaaacaaataaatgtttaataatatatatccGCTCCTCACTGTCTCCTTGTTGTTTGTGAAAGATGTTTGCGTTACACACGTCTGAATCATGAGTAAAAGTACTGAAAGAGAGtgaacacactactgcactaaaAGGCTGTGATTCAGGAAAGACAAATTcaccatgtattttttttttaaaaaataaaagagagacatttttcatttccaCTTTTCAGTTCAgatttaattacttaattaatttagACAGTTAATTAGCCGTAGCTGTCCGGTCAGTAGTGTGTAGCGTGCGAGGCGTCCTGGAGCGACCAGAGACGGTTAGACGAACATTAGTGACACTTTAGCCCAAAATGAACCATCTCCCAAAGTCACTTTCCTCCAAAGAATTAGCATCGTAGCTCAACCACATTTGGGGTAAAGGGAGTATTattggtgttattattattattattattctgctgCTTTAATGTGTTTGATCAGTGATGATAATGGTACAGTCTGAAACGGGGGGAGggaaataaataactaatactGAGTTtaagcagtgcagtgtgtgtgtgtgataatatacacatataaatacacacacacagtcagtccACTTAAGGTAAGAGCtacaggccacacacacacacacacacacacacacacacacacacacacacacacacacacacacgactgtcCAGAAGTAAACGCTCTTCATGTTCAGCACTGCACACAGGAAGTCCAGCTGTACAGTGATGTGTTAAAGAAGGGGGAGGGGAGATTGGAGGCGGGGCTCAGTCCATAGGGGCGGGGCTTGCGTGTGATTGATGGGCAGGTGTTTGTCGATCCTCAGCCTTCCTGTCCGAAGTCCTCAGTGAACCTCTTTACCTTCAGCAGGTCTTCAGCGTTCACCGTGGGCCGAGTGGTGGACAGAGAGCGCAGCATGTcggcctgacacacacacacacacacacacacacacacacagacacacacgttaATCTTCTTAAAACATGAAGTCTTCTagcatatgtatgtatatgtgtgtgtgtgtgtgtgtttcttaccATACACACTATAGGCTCCAGCAGTTTGTCTCCAGGTACGTCCATCCAGGTCATCTCCATGGCAGCAGGGTCACCAGGGGAACATGGGGTTAAAAGGTCATCTACCATCACAGAGGGGTTACTACGGGATGGACCTCGTACCTGCGgagtcaccatggcaaccagcgTTAACTACAACCACACGTTTCTCTCATCGAATGTGGGCGGGGCCTTTGCTCAGATAAACATGGACACGCCTCCCAGCACAaggctga contains:
- the mespbb gene encoding mesoderm posterior bb — translated: MDVSSPLFSYSSLSSDSEIYNVSSPESSSEGRPKPRRTRCKNPSKQRRNASEKEKLRMRDLTKALHYLRTFLPPFVAPAGQTLTKIETLRLAIRYISYLSSQLDLEMSYCQNKELRSPQHSSTSHSWEAGNLGNEMEAFHFQKNKHPRSDFYESWTARNGNTFQDEQEHITPPHSDLICDHGLLEQRHVAPQSESGFIRVETEQRDGTEMEIPNCDELFSSSFDSLMNPQTSLSHQDYSKAVQCESTGRDFWI